Proteins encoded together in one Bos indicus isolate NIAB-ARS_2022 breed Sahiwal x Tharparkar chromosome 25, NIAB-ARS_B.indTharparkar_mat_pri_1.0, whole genome shotgun sequence window:
- the RSL1D1 gene encoding ribosomal L1 domain-containing protein 1, with protein sequence MEASASNPPSTSPETSASTPETPPGPEQLDEEQVKKAVEALLAHSRSRKNANGLLLNENENFFLMVVLWKIPSKELRVRLSLPHGIRSDLADVCLFTKDEPNLSSEQTERYYKKLLNNHGIKTISQIIPFRTLKKEYKAYEAKLRLLGSFDFFITDARIRRLLPSHLGRHFYNRKKVPVSVNLQSKTLSREINDCIGGTVLNISKSGSCSTIRIGHTGMPIQHIVENVVAVAKSLSQKLPEKWESVKLLFVKTERSVSLPVFSSFVSSQGEAKGLRTRDLLKKVSKKSRKKTERALKRQQEKKEKKLLKQAAKAKPAPTTDAVAPKTGGLPTQDPAPQEETGGVSALPKAQDDSEDEIPLLVPLKETPAAGSTKIQKAAIGKKSPKKSPGPNTARGKKRKASPALETPIAAEPKTPGKGPGKKARVKEEVEKERNSSLGKKDPRQTPKKPEAKFFTTASSSVKKAPRTLTQRPKKPKVPQST encoded by the exons ATGGAGGCTTCGGCTTCTAACCCGCCGTCGACCTCACCCGAGACTTCAGCTTCGACTCCAGAGACCCCGCCCGGCCCGGAGCAGCTGGACGAAGAGCAG GTTAAGAAGGCAGTGGAGGCTCTGTTGGCACATTCCAGATCCAGGAAAAACGCAAATGGATTACTTCTGAATGagaatgaaaatttctttttaatggtggTATTATGGAAAATTCCAAGTAAAGAACTGAGGGTCAGATT GTCTTTGCCTCATGGTATTCGATCAGATTTAGCAGACGTTTGTTTATTTACCAAAGATGAACCAAATTTAAGCTCTGAACAGACAGAACGTTATTATAAGAAGCTTCTAAACAACCATGGGATCAAAACCATTTCTCAG aTTATCCCCTTCCgaactttaaaaaaggaatataaagcCTATGAAGCCAAGCTCCGCCTCTTGGGTAGTTTTGACTTCTTCATTACAGATGCCAGAATCAGGCGGCTCTTGCCCTCACATCTGGGGAGGCATTTCTACAACAGAAAGAA GGTTCCAGTATCTGTAAACCTTCAGTCCAAGACTTTATCTAGAGAGATCAACGACTGCATTGGGGGAACTGTCTTAAACATCTCTAAGAGCGGCTCTTGCAG CACTATCCGCATCGGTCACACGGGGATGCCGATTCAGCACATCGTTGAAAATGTCGTTGCTGTTGCGAAAAGTCTCTCGCAGAAACTGCCAGAG AAGTGGGAGAGCGTGAAGCTCTTGTTCGTGAAGACTGAGCGGTCGGTTTCCCTGCctgtcttctcttcctttgtCAGCAGTCAGGGTGAAGCCAAGGGACTCCGCACACGAGACCTGTTGAAAAAG GTGTCAAAGAAAAGccggaagaagacagaaagagctCTTAAAAGAcagcaggagaagaaagaaaagaagcttcTGAAGCAGGCTGCAAAGGCCAAACCTGCCCCAACAACCGATGCAGTGGCCCCCAAAACTGGGGGCCTTCCAACCCAGGACCCTGCACCCCAGGAGGAAACCGGTGGGGTGAGCGCCCTTCCTAAAGCACAAGATGATTCTGAAGATGAAATCCCATTGCTGGTGCCATTGAAGGAAACTCCAGCTGCAGGAAGCACCAAG atacAAAAAGCTGCAATAGGAAAGAAGTCTCCGAAAAAGAGTCCTGGTCCCAACACAGCTCgtgggaagaagagaaaggccTCCCCAGCCCTGGAGACCCCAATAGCTGCAGAGCCCAAGACCCCAGGGAAAGGCCCAGGGAAGAAGGCCAGAGTCAAAGAAGaggtggagaaagaaagaaactcttcCCTGGGGAAAAAAGACCCAAGACAGACTCCCAAAAAGCCAGAGGCCAAGTTCTTCACCACTGCTAGTAGCTCTGTGAAAAAAGCCCCCCGTACCCTGACACAGCGACCCAAAAAACCCAAAGTACCCCAGTCAACCTAA